The Miscanthus floridulus cultivar M001 chromosome 7, ASM1932011v1, whole genome shotgun sequence genome includes a region encoding these proteins:
- the LOC136463033 gene encoding uncharacterized protein — protein sequence MVMHSKIKLPMPNDGVRAVATPVAREPLLQQQDAASPPQPHEAGDGQPLDAAGARVASSFPWLPAAGFAYLTFSSGMALHRCWPDRGDVAFVVSAYADLLLLFCCLRRYERAEPGSSLREWLKLAVWLLTSALTLLFSYKVAAVMPAAVAAVVWVMGLATICGGFLAFFCFQKKT from the coding sequence ATGGTGATGCACTCCAAGATCAAACTACCAATGCCTAATGATGGCGTACGCGCCGTGGCGACGCCCGTCGCGCGAGAGCCGCTGCTGCAGCAGCAGGACGCAGCATCACCGCCGCAGCCACACGAGGCCGGCGATGGGCAACCGCTCGACGCCGCGGGCGCCCGTGTCGCCAGCAGCTTCCCGTGGCTGCCGGCCGCGGGGTTCGCGTACCTGACGTTCAGCTCCGGGATGGCGCTGCACCGGTGCTGGCCGGACCGCGGCGACGTGGCGTTCGTGGTGTCGGCGTACGCCGACCTGCTCCTGCTCTTCTGCTGCCTGCGGCGGTACGAGCGCGCGGAGCCCGGGTCGTCCCTCAGGGAGTGGCTGAAGCTGGCGGTGTGGCTGCTCACGTCCGCGCTCACGCTCCTCTTCTCGTACAAGGTGGCCGCCGTGATGCCGGCCGCCGTCGCGGCGGTCGTCTGGGTCATGGGCCTCGCCACCATCTGCGGTGGGTTCCTCGCATTCTTCTGCTTTCAGAAGAAGACGTGA